In Falsirhodobacter halotolerans, the DNA window GCTGGAAAAGCGCTTCGGGGAAACTCAGGTCCTGCGCAATATCGACCTGAAGGTCGCGCCGGGCGAACTGGTGTTCATCATCGGTCCGTCGGGATCGGGCAAATCCACCATGCTGCGATGCTGCAACCGGCTGGAGGAAGCGACCTCCGGCTCGGTCATCATCGACGGGCGCAACATCATGAACGCGCCGGCCCGCGATCTGAACAGCCTGCGCCTGCAAACCGGAATGGTGTTTCAGGGCTTCCACCTCTATCCGCACATGAGCGTTGTGCGCAACGTGATGCTGGCCCAGATCAAGGCGTTGAAGCGCGGCAAGGACGACGCCCGCGCCCGCGCGATGGACATGCTGGACCGCGTGGGGCTCGCGCACAAGGCCGATGCGATGCCCACCGAACTGTCCGGTGGGCAGCAGCAGCGCGTGGCCATCGCCCGCGCGCTGGCCCTCGACCCCAAGGTCATGCTGTTCGACGAACCGACCTCCGCGCTCGATCCCGAACTGGTCGGCTCGGTCCTGAAGGTGATGAAGGATCTGAAGACCCAAGGCATGACCATGCTGGTCGTCAGCCACGAAATGGGCTTCGCGCGTGAGGCGGCGGACCGCGTGGTGTTCATGGATGGCGGCGTGGTCGTCGAACAGGGTCCGCCCGAGGCGATCTTCGGCAATCCGCAGCACGAGCGCACCCGCGCCTTCCTTTCGCGTGTCGCGAGGGTGGAATGACCCGCTTTCTCGACACCTTCTTTGCGCCGCACGTCTTTGCCCGGTATCTGCCCGATGTCCTTCAGGCCGTGCTCACCACCCTGTGGCTCGGGATCGCCGTCGTGGTCGTGGGGATCGTGCTGGGTATGCTGCTCGCCTGCCTTCGGGCGATGCAGGTGTGGTGGATCACCCTTCCCATCGTCATCTTCGCCGACATGCTGCGGGCCTTGCCGCCTCTGATCCTGATCCTGATCTTCTACTTCGGGCTTCCGGGGATCGGCATCACCCTGTCGGGCGAGCTGGTCCTGTTTCTCGTGCTCACGGCCGTCCTCACCGCCTTTGCCGAGGAGATTTTCTGGGCCGGCCTCACGGCCCTGCCCCGCGGCCAATGGGAGGCGGGACGCGCCACGGGCCTGTCCTTCGCCCAGACCCTCATCTCCGTCGCGCTGCCGCAGGCGCTGCGCATGGGCATCCCGTCGCTGGTGAACCGGGCGCTTGCGATCACCAAGATGACGGCCCTCGGATCGGTCATCGGGGTCAAGGAAATCCTGTCCGTGTCCTCCTCGGCGCAGGCGATGTCGGGATCGGCCACCCCGCTGACCATGGCCGCCCTCGCCTATCTCGCGATTTTCCTGCCCGCCGTGTTTCTTGCGCGCTGGCTCGAAGCCCGCTTCACCTGGAAGGTCTGAGCCATGATGGAGATGTTTTTCAACCTCGACATCATGCGCCAGTCGCTGCCCCTGCTGATGTCGGGCCTGTGGATGACGCTGAAACTCTGCGTCGTGGTGATCGGCTTGGGTCTGATCGGCGGGCTGTTCCTGTCGCTCGCCTCCACCTCGCCGCGCCGATGGCTTCGCTGGCCCGCACAGGCGGTGATCGACGTGATGCGCGCCCTGCCGCCGTTGGTGCTGCTGATCTTCGTCTATTCCGGGCTTCCCTTTGCCGGGATCGACATGGCCCCCTTTGTCGCCGTGGCCGTGGCCTTCCTGCTGAACAACTCCGCCTATTACGCCGAGGTGTATCGCGCAGGCCTGCAATCCATCCCCAAGGGCCAGTGGGAGGCGGCACGCGCCACAGGCCTCTCCGTTCCCCAGACGCTGACGCAGGTCATCCTGCCCCAAGCGGTGCGCAACGTGCTGCCCGACCTGTTGTCGAACACGGTGGAGGTGGTGAAACTGACATCCCTCGCCTCCGTCGTGTCGCTGGCCGAGCTTCTGTATCAGGCCAACATGGCCCGGTCCGTCACCTACAACTCCTCTCCGCTGGTGCTGGCGGCGGCGATCTACCTGATCCTTCTGTGGCCATGTGTTCGTCTTGTCAGCCGTTTCCAGCGCAAACTTTCCATCTAAGGACCTCATTATGAACATGATCGTTGGCGGCGCGCAGATCGGCGGCATCCAGAAGGACGAACCCCGCGACGCCGTGGTGGCCCGCATGATGGCGCTGATGGAACAGGCGCATGAAAAGGGCGTGGAGTTCCTCGTCTTCCCTGAGATGACGCTGACCACCTTCTTTCCCCGCTTCTATGTCGAGGATCGGGCCGAGTTCGACCACTGGTTCGAGACCCAGATGCCCAACGCCGCCACGCAACCCCTGTTCGACATGGCCAAGCGCTTCGGCATGGGCTTCACCTTCGGCTATTGCGAACTGACGCCCGAGGGGCAGCATTTCAACACCTCCATCATCGTCTCGCCCGAGGGGGAGATCGTATCGACCTATCGCAAGACCCACCTGCCGGGCCACGCGGAATACGAGGCGGAACGCACGCATCAGCATCTGGAAAAACGCTATTTCCTGCCGGGGGATACGGGGTTCAATGTGGTGCGCAACCAGGGCGCGATCATGGGCATGGCGATCTGCAACGACCGCCGCTGGCCCGAAACCTGGCGCAGCCTTGGCCTGCAGGGGGTCGAACTGGTCACCATCGGCTACAACACCCCCAGCCAGAACAACCTGTCGGCCGAGGAGGGGATCGAGCGGCGCGTCTATCACCACGAACTGTCGGTCTGCGCGGGGGCGTATCAGAATTCGACCTATGCCGTGGCGGTGGCGAAATGCGGGATGGAGGACGGCAACCACATGTTTGCAGGGTCGATCATCGTCGATCCCGACGGCTTCGTGATAGCCCGCGCGGAAGGCGAAGGGGATGAGTTGATCGTGGCCGAGTGCGATTTCGCCAAATGCGCTTTCGGCAAATCCACGGTCTTCAATTTCGCCGCGCATCGCCGTATCGAACATTATGGCCGGATCACCGAACAAACCGGCGTCAGGATCGAGGTCTGAAATGTTCGACACCGTCATCCATTCCGGCACCGTCGTCACCGCGACCGACAGCTTTCGCGGCGATATCGGCATCAAGGACGGGCGCATCGCCGCCGTGGCCGAATCCCTGAGCGGCGGGGAACGCCGGATCGACGCGGGCGGGCGGCTGGTCCTGCCCGGCGGGATCGAGGCACATGCCCATATCGCGCAGGAAAGCTCCTCCGGGGTGATGACGGCGGACGACTATTATTCAGGATCGGTGTCCGCGGCGTTCGGCGGGAATTCGTCCTTCATCCCCTTTGCGGGCCAGCATCGCGGGCAGTCGGTCGATGACGTGCTGGCGACCTATGACGAACGGGCGAAACGCTCGGTCATCGACTATTCCTATCATCTCATCATCTCCGACCCGACGGAGAAGGTGCTGACCGACGAACTGCCCCGCGCGTTCAAGCGGGGGATCACCAGCTTCAAGGTCTTCATGACCTATGATCTGATGAACCTGGGCGATGGCGGGATGCTGGACATCCTGACGGTCGCCAAGCAACATGGCGCGATCACCATGGTCCATGCCGAAAACAACGACATGGTGAAATGGATGAACCGCCGTCTGGCCGCCCAAGGCCTGACCGCGCCGAAATACCACGCCATCAGCCGCCCCGAAATGGCCGAGGAGGAGGCGATCAACCGCGCCGTTTCCCTCGCCAAGCTGGTCGATGCGCCGCTGTTCATCGTCCATGTCTCCACCGCCGGCGGCGCGGCCATCGTGCAGCGCGAGAAGCTGGCGGGGACCAAACTCTTCGCCGAAACCTGCCCGCAATATCTGGCGCTGACCCGCGACGATCTGGACCGCCCCGGCATGGAGGGCGCGAAGTTCATGTGCTCGCCCCCGGTGCGCGATGCGGCCACGCAGGATGCGCTGTGGCGGCATATCCAGTCGGGCACGTTCGAAAGTGTCAGCTCCGACCACGCCCCCTATCGCTTCGACGCAACGGGCAAATTCACCGCCGGCATGGACGCGCCCTATCCCAAGATCGCGAACGGGATGCCGGGCATCGCGGCGCGGCTGCCCTATCTTTTCTCCGAAGGCGTCGTGAAGGGACGGATCACCTTGCAGCAATTCGTGGCCCTGTCCGCGACCAATGCGGCCAAAACCTTCGGGATGACCCGCAAGGGGTCCATCGCCCCGGGCATGGACGCCGACATCGCGATCTGGAACCCGGAGGTGACACGCAGGGTCACGCTGGCCGATCAGCACGACAACATGGACTTCACGCCGTTTGAAGGCATGTCCCTGACCGGCGTGCCAGAGGTCGTGCTGAACCGCGGGCAGACCATCGTGGAGCACGGCACGTTGCGGGCGAGTGAAGGGCAAGGACGGTTCGTCCCGCGCGCGACGGTCGATCTGACCGGCAAGGCGGGATATCTGGCCAAGGAACTGGACCCATCGCAGAATTTCGGCGCAAGGATCGCCCCATGACCCCACAAGGCCCGATCCTAGTCATCAACCCCAACTCCTCCACCGGCGTCACGCAGGGTCTTGTGGCGGCGCTCGCGCCCTACGCCCTGCCCGGCGGACCGGCCTTCGAATGCATCGACATTCCCACCAGCCCCGCCACCATCGCCACGTCCGAGGATGTGGCACGGTCGGGCCTCGCCTTGGCGGAGATCGCCCGCGGTCGGCCCGACGCATCCGCCTTCATCATCGCCTGCTTCTCCGATCCGGGGCTGGAGCTTCTTCGCAGCCTCGTTCCGCAACCGGTTCTTGGGATCCAAGAGGCCGGGATTCTGACCGCGATGGCCCGCGCGGACCGCTTCGGGATCATCGCATTGTCGGAACGTTCGGTCGCCCGGCACCTGCTGCGGATCCGGCAGATGGGCGTCCTGGACCGGATGGCGGGCGAGGTCGGGCTGTCCGGTGTCTCCGCCCTGGACGCCGGGACGTGCGATAAGGTTCTGACCGAAACGCTGGAGGCCGGGCGCGGCCTTGTCCGGCAGGGCGCGGGCGCCATCGTGCTGGGATGCGCCGGATTCGCACCCCGCCGTCGCCGGATCGAGGCGGAGTTGGGCGTGCCCGTCATCGATCCCGTGCAGGCCGCCGCCGTCATCGCCCTTGGCGCCGTGATCGCATGAGATCGGGGCGGCACACCGGGCTGCCCGACATGTCGTTGCGGATGCTGGAAATCTTCGCGACCATGATCCGCTGCGAAACGACGGTGGAGACGGCAGACGTCCTGCGCATCTCCCAGCCCGCGGTTTCCGCCGCCCTGCGCCAGTTGGAGGGGCAGTTGGGCCTTCGCCTGTTCGAGCGGTCGGGCCGACGCCTCATCCCCACGGCCGAGGCGCGGGAGCTTTATCAGGAGATCCGGCCGATCTTCGGCCTGATGCGCGGGATTTCCGCGCGGGCGCATGACATGAAGATGGGCCTTGCCGGTCGGCTGCGCATCGTCTCCACCCCGCCGCTTGGCCATTCGGTCGCCCCCGACGCGTTGGAACGGCTGGTGCGCGAGGGGCCGCAGATCTCCGTGGCCTTCGACGTGCGACGGCTGGAGGAGGTGGTGGATGCCGTCCAGACGGGCACGGCCGATATCGGCCTTGCCCTGACCCAGGGGCGGTTCGACACGGTGAACCTCGACGTTCTGCATCGCGCGCATATGGTGGCGCTGGTGGCCAAGGACGATCCGCTGGCCCAGCACCCCCATGTCACACCAGCCGACATTGCCGATCGCCCCATGATCGGCCTTGATGCCGAATCCCAACTTGGCCAACTGGTGCGGGGGGCGTTCGCCCAGACCGGAACGCCTTATACCCCAAGGGTGGAGGTCCGCTATTGCGAGACGGCCACGGTTCTTGCGGCAAAGCGGATGGGCGTGACGGTGGTCGACCCCTACTCCGCCCATATCCGCGACGGGGGGCTGATCGAACGCCCGTTCCTTCCGTCCTGCGAGGTGCGGGCCGTTCTGCTGACCCGCCGCGGGGTGCCGCATACCGGCCTGATGCACCGCTTCATCGCCCTTTTGCGCACCTGCCTATCCGAACTTGCCCTGACATCCGCCCCGGCATCACGGCCCTGACGGCCGCCCGAGGCAACGGTTCCCAGGTGTCAGGCCGAGATGGCCGCCGTCGGTCACACCCCCTCCAACGCGATGGCGATGCCCTGCCCCACACCGATGCACATGGCCGACAGCGACGTCTGCCCAGATGTCAGCTCCAGCGCCGCCGTGCCGGTGATGCGCGCGCCCGACATGCCCAAGGGATGACCAAGCGCGATGGCCCCACCGTTCGGATTGACGCGCGGGTCGTCGTCGGCGATCCCCAGATCGCGCAGCGTCGCAAGGCCTTGGGCCGCAAAAGCCTCGTTCAACTCGATCACTGCCAGATCGGCGGGCGTCAGACCCAGACGCGCCAACAGCTTTTGCGACGCGGGCGCGGGCCCGATCCCCATGATGCGCGGCGGCACACCGGCGGTCGCCCCGCCCAGAACGCGGGCGATGGGGGTCAGGCCGTGCCGGGCGGCCGCCTCGGTACTGGCAAGGATCAGCGCCGCTGCGCCGTCATTCACACCGCTGGCATTGCCCGCCGTGACCGACCCGCCGGCAAACAGCGGACGCAAGCTGGCCAAAGCTTCCGCTGTGGTGGCGCGGGGATGTTCGTCCCGGTCCACGACCAGCGGGTCGCCCTTGCGCTGCGGGATCGTGACCGGCGTGATCTCGCGGGCCAACCGATCGCGCGCGGCGGCGGCCTTCGTCTGGCTGGCCAGCGCCATCGCGTCCTGCGCCTCGCGGCTGATGCCGAAATCGTCGGCCACGTTCTGGCCCGTCTGCGGCATGGAGTCCACGCCATGGGCGGCGGCCATCGCGGGGTTCACGAACCGCCAGCCGATGGTGGTGTCGTGGATCTCGGCGGTGCGGGAAAAGGCGGTTTCCGCCTTCGGCATCACGAAAGGTGCGCGCGACATGCTTTCCACCCCGCCCGCGATCATCAGATCGGCCTCGCCCGCCGCGATGGCACGGGCGGCGGTCAGGACCGCGTCCATTCCCGATCCGCACAGCCGGTTGATCGTGGTGCCCGTCACGCCGACCGGCAATCCGGCCAGAAGCAGGGACATGCGCGCGACGTTGCGGTTGTCCTCTCCCGCCTGATTGGCGCAGCCGAAGATCACGTCGTCCACCGCCTCCCAATCGACGCCCGTGTTCCGCGCCATCAGCGCGCGCAGCGGCACCGCCCCCAGATCGTCGGCCCGGACCGACGACAGCGCCCCCGTGAACCGACCGATGGGGGTGCGGATGTAATCGCAGATATAGACCTCGGTCATCTCAAAGCTCCGGCACGGTCAAATCGGCCACGTCGCCCTCGATATGCAGGGGCGCACCGGTCAGGGATTGCAGATCGTCAAGGGACATGCCTGCCAGCTTTTCGCGCAGGATGAACCGCCCGCCCGCGATGTCGATCACGGCAAGGCTTGTGTAAAGGCGTGTGACAGACCCCGCCCCGGTCAGGGGGAAGGTGCAGGCCTCCACCAGCTTGGGGCCGCCGTCCTTGGTCACATGGTCGGTGATGACGCAGACCTGTTTCGCGCCATGCACCAGGTCCATCGCCCCGCCCACCGCCGGAACGCCCTTCGACCCCACGCGCCAATTCGCAAGATCGCCGTTCTGCGCCACTTGATAGGCGCCCAGGATCGCCACATCCAGATGTCCGCCCCGCACCATCGCAAAGCTGTCGGCGTGGTGAAAGAACGACGCCCCCGGCTTCAGCGTGACCGCACGCTTGCCCGCGTTGATGAGATCCCAATCCTCCTGCCCCTCGGGCGGGGCCTCTCCGAAATTCAGAAGACCGTTTTCCGTGTGGTAGATGACGGTGCGCCCCGCCACCTGATACCGCGCGACCATTTCCGGCGCGCCGATGCCAAGGTTCACATAGGACCCGTCGGCAATGTCCTGCGCCGCGCGCCACGCCATCTGTGCATTGTTCAGCCGCATCAGTGGATCGCCCCCTCACGGATCAAGATTTCTTCCTGCTGCGGATTACGCACCTCGACCACGTGGTCGACGAAAATGCCGGGGGTGACCACCCGTTCGGGGTCGATCCCGCCCGGTTGCACCAGATCGGACACCTGGGCGATGGTCACGGTCGCGGCCATGCACATCAGCGGGCTGAAATTGCGCGCGGCCAGACGATAGGTCAGGTTGCCCATCGTGTCGCCGACATGTCCCTTGACCAGCGCGACATCGGCCTTCAGCCAGCGTTCCTGCACATAGGGACGGCCGTCGAATTCGGCCACGGGCTTGCCTTCGGCCAGTTCGGTCCCAAACGAGGTGGGGGTATAGAAGGCCGGAATCCCCGCACCGCCCGCCCGGATACGTTCGGCCAGTGTCCCTTGGGGCACCAGGTCCAGCGCCACGCGCCCCTCCAGATACGCCTCGGTGAAGGCGCGGGGGTCCGACGACCGGGGAAACGAGCAGATCATCTTCGCCACCATGCCCGCGTCGATCATCGCGGCAATGCCGATGCGCCCGTTGCCCGCGTTGTTGTTCACAAGCGTCAGGTTCGCGGGATGCCCCGTCTCTTGAAACCGATCAACCAGCGCATGCATCAATTCGATCGGCGCGCCGGAACCGCCGAAGCCGCCGATCATCACCACCGCCCCGTCGGAAATTCCCGATACGGCCTGCTGCACCGACCCCACCGTCTTGTCCATCGCACCCTCCTGCCTTGCATCGGGGAAGCTAGAACCGGTGCCTTCCAACCTCAACCATTTTGTGCGACATACAAACTTTGTTCGTTATTCGCACACAAGGCGTCGAGTTCCGACGCGGCAAGGAGGACATAATGGAAAAGCGCGACATGATGGGCGGCTTGTCGAAAGGCCTTGCCGTGATCGAGGCGTTTTCCGCCGACACCCCCCGCCTGACGATCACCCAGGCGGCGGAACGCACCGGGCTGGACCGCGCCACCGCCCGGCGTTGCCTGCTGACATTGGCCGATCTTGGATATGCCGCCTATGATGGGAAGTTTTTCACACTGACCCCGCATGTCCTGCGCCTTGGCACGGCCTGCCTTGCGACCATGCCTCTGCCCGGGCTGGTGCAGCCGTGGTTGGACCGCCTGTCGGATCTGGTGGGGGAAAGTTCCTCCGTGTCGATCCTCGACCGGGGGGAAATCGTCTATGTCGCCCGGGCCGCGCAGCGAAAGGTGATGTCCATCGCGCTGATGCCCGGATCGCGTCTGCCCGCCTATTGCACCTCCATGGGCCGCATTCTTCTGGCCACATTGCCCGAGGCGGAGGTCCGCGCCCGTCTTGGCCCCATGCCCGCGCGCACCCCCCACACGCTGACCGATCCCGACGCCGTGCTGCGCCGGGTGGCCGAGGCGCGGGATCAGGGATACGCCCTGATCGATCAGGAGGTGGAAAGGGGCCTGTGCTCCATTGCCGTGCCGCTGACGAATGGGCATGGCCGCGTGGTGGCGGCCATGAATATCGGCTTGTCCGCGACGGATGCGGACACGCTCGTCGCCCGCTATCTGGCCCCGATGCGGGCGATACAGGCGGAACTGGCCAAGGTGCTGACCTGACCCCCGCGCCGGTCAGCGCGCGAAAAGACCGTCGAAATCGGCAAAGCCCTTCACCTCGATCGGGTTGCCCGACGGATCGAAGAAGAACATCGTGCGCTGTTCGCCCGGCTCCCCTTCAAAGCGGATGACGGGGGGAATGTCGAAATCGACCCCCTTGGACGTCAGCCGCTCCGACAATGCCAGCCAATCGTCCAACCGCAGCACCACACCCATATGCGGCATCATCACCATATGGTCGCCCACCTTGCCCGTGCGGGTGGTGGTAAAGGGTGTGCCGAGGTGGAACGACAACTGGTGGCCGAAGAAGTCGAAATCGACCCAGGTGTCGGTCGACCGCCCCTCTTCGCATCCCAGGACATCGCGGTAGAACACGCGCGTCTCCTCAAGGTCGTTCACGTGGATGGCAAGATGAAACAGCGATTGCATGGGCGTTCCCTTTTGTATGGTTGCATCAGGCATAGGGCGGGATTAGAAACGGAAAAAGCGGGATTAACCGTTGCTGAGCGTCGGAATTTCTTGTGGATGCGCGTTTTCTGGAAAGCCTGATCGCGGTGGTCGATCTGGGGTCGATCGTGGCCGCCGCGCGGCGGCAGGCGCTGACCCCCGCCGCCGTCAGCCAAAGATTGCAGGTGCTGGAGGCGGAGATGCGCGCCCCCCTGCTGATCCGCCGGGCCAACACCATCACCCCCACGCGCCTGTGTCTGGACCTGCTGCCCCGGATGCGGTCGATCGTGGCCGAATGCCGCGCCCTGCGGCAGGCCGCCGCCCCCGACGCGCTGGAGGGCACGTTGCGGGTGGGCGCGATCTCCACCCTCTTGACCGGCCTGGTCCCGGATGCCCTGCGCGCGCTGCGCGACAACGCCCCCGCGATCACCCTGCAGATCGAACCGGGCAGTTCGGCCCGGCTTTATGACGCGCTTCTGGCCGGGCGGCTGGACGCGGCGTTGATCGTGGCCCCGCCGTTCGACGTGCCGGACCAGATCGCCCTGCACACGTTGAAACACGAAGGCCTGTGCCTGCTTTTGCCCCCGGACCATCCGACGACCGACCTTGCCGCCGTGTTCCGCGACCTGCCCCTGATCGAATACGATCCCACCACCTGGGGCGGCCAACTGGCCGACCGCTATCTTCGCGATCACGGCATTCGCGCGCGGCGGTTCTGTACCCTGGACGGGCTGGAGGCGATTTCCGATCTGGTGGCGCGGGGCATCGGCGCGGCGCTGGTGCCCCGTTGGCACGGCGTGGGGCGGGCGCATCCGGTTCCGGGCGACGCCGCCTATGCCCGCCGGCTGGTCTGCGCGATGCCGCGCGGTTCGGACCGGCCGGCCTGCGATGCGGCGTTTCTGACGGCCCTCGGGCTCGCCCCCTAAAGCCACCACGCCAGCAGCAACGCCCAGACCGAGATCACGCTGCCGACGACCAGAACATAGGCCCCGTTCCAGCGCAGCCCCACCTCGCGGCTGCGCACCCCGGCCAGGGACGCCACGATCATGACCGACGCGGTGAAGGGCGAGGTCACCCCGCTCAAGGCCCAACCGCCGGTGATCGCCACCACAAGGGCGATGGGGGAAATGCCCATCGCTTCGGGCGCGGGAAGGATCGGCACCAGAAGCGACACGGCCAGGATCGGGTTCATCCCCACCTGCCCCGTCAGCGGGATGATCCACAACATGCCCAGCAGGATCGCCCAAGGGGGAATGGCCCCCAGATCCAGACCCAGTTGCGGGATGATCGGCACCATAAGGAACGCCCCGATATTGCCGATGAACGACGCCATGAACAACAGCAGGATCTGCCCGCCATAGGATGGAAGCTCCCGCGTCACGAAGGCGGCGATGCGGGCGCGCACTTGGCCTGCGCGGGGATGCGCGGGGTCCGCCTGCCACCAGATCCAGACGATGGCCACAAGCGGCACGAAGGACATGACCGCCCCCACCACATCCACCCCGGTGATCACATGAAGGCCGGCCACGCCCCCCACGATGATCCCCAGCAGACGGTAAAGCGGCAGGAGACGCGTCACCCAGCCCCCGGAGGGAAAGGTGCGCCGGGGGGCGGGGCGTGTCAACTTCGGCTTGAAGATCGTGTCCATCGCCCAGCCCACGCCGACCATGACCACGCTGCTGACCAGACAGAACAGCACCGCCGCATTCCAGTTCGCCCCCGGAACCAGCGACATCGTCACCGCGATGGAAAACCCCAGCGGCGACC includes these proteins:
- a CDS encoding LysR family transcriptional regulator, giving the protein MDARFLESLIAVVDLGSIVAAARRQALTPAAVSQRLQVLEAEMRAPLLIRRANTITPTRLCLDLLPRMRSIVAECRALRQAAAPDALEGTLRVGAISTLLTGLVPDALRALRDNAPAITLQIEPGSSARLYDALLAGRLDAALIVAPPFDVPDQIALHTLKHEGLCLLLPPDHPTTDLAAVFRDLPLIEYDPTTWGGQLADRYLRDHGIRARRFCTLDGLEAISDLVARGIGAALVPRWHGVGRAHPVPGDAAYARRLVCAMPRGSDRPACDAAFLTALGLAP